The sequence below is a genomic window from Desulfobacterales bacterium.
GATGGAATACAGATTCTGGCAAGCGGCCTAGTGGTTGTGGTCTCGATTTTTCTGTTGACGGGCTGCATGAGCGGCGCCTACACGTATGAGAATGTAAATACTTCGGGAACCGTGGTCGCCAAGGATACGGATTCGGCCGGAAAGGTCACAAGCGTCGAAATCAAAACCGACTCGGCAGCGAGCTTTACCGTCGAGAATTCCGGAAAAGGGAAGGAACTGATCGGAATGATCGACAAGAAAGTTGAAATCACTGGAAAGGCAAGGCCGGATCAGGGAAAGAAATTGCTGACGGTGGAGTCGTATAGGGTGATCGGATAATCGCATCTGGCACATTTCGGAAGGGGGGGCGAAACTCCCCCTCCTTACACCGATCGGTGGGGATAATAGAGACTATGGCTAAAAAGCCCCGCTTCTCAAACCAAGAGGCGGGTTTTTTTGTTTCCATGGTCAGCTCACAGGCAGCACACTTATGAGTTAGTACAATTTTTAAAAGCTGGAGTTCGGTTCGCTTGACAAATTTCAGAAAATTGTCTATGTTGTCGTCATAAAACGACGTAAAATGACGACATGGTAGCCAAAAATGCTAAAAAGAATTTTCCAAGCTCCAAAACAAAGCTTTTTTCTCTTGGGTCCTCGGGGCTCCGGAAAGAGCACATGGCTTCGCGCCGCTTTTCCGGGTGCCTATGTAATTGACCTGCTGTCCGAGGAAATCTACCAGCGGCTGCTGGCCAATCCCGGTCTTTTCGCGGATGAGTTGCGCGCAGTTTCAGCCGGCCGCTGGGTTATCGTGGATGAGGTGCAGCGGCTGCCGAATCTGCTGAACGAAGTACACCGGTTTATTGAAGAAAAGCGGCTGCGTTTTGTTCTATGCGGGTCGAGCGCCCGCAAGCTTAAGCGTACCGGTGTCAACCTGCTGGCCGGACGCGCGCTGCATCGCTCCATGCACCCCTTTGTTCCCGCAGAGCTTGGCGACCATTTTGATCTGGAAGAAGCCTTTCACTACGGACTGCTGCCGATCGTTTGGGACTCTGCCGACAAACAGGAAACCCTTTCCGCCTATGCGCAGCTATATCTTAAGGAAGAGATCCAGGCTGAAGCGCTTGTCCGGAACCTGCCCGGATTTGCCCGTTTTTTGCCGCTGGCGGCTCTTTTCCACGGCCAGACCGTCAATATTACCAATATCGCCCGTGAAGCGGGGGTTGCCAGAACCACGGCCGCAGGGTATCTCGACATCCTCGAAGAAACGCTGCTATGCTTTCGGCTTTCAGCGTACGAAGCCAGACTGCGTGTGCGTGAACGCAAACTGCCCAAATGGTATTGGTGTGATCCCGGGATTGTGCGTGTAATGAAACGTACGGGCGGTCCCCTGGCACCGGAGGAAAGGGGCGCGTTGTTCGAAGGACTGGTGGCGCAGTTAATACGGGCGTACAAGGACTATCGTCTCATTTGTGACGACATGTATTACTGGGCGTCTGCGGACCGGTCCGGGATCGAGGTCGACTTCCTGCTGGTTCGGGGGACGGATCTGATAGCGGTCGAAGCAAAGTCCGGCAAGACTTTTACGGATGCCTGGTGCAAGGGCCTGCGCGCTGCCGCACCCCTTAAAGGACTGCAGCGTCGACTGGTCGTATATCCCGGTGGACCATCCATGAGGACTCAAGACGGCATCGAAGTCATACCTTTCCAGCAATTTGCCGAAGATCTGGATGCCGATACCCTGTGGGATTAGGATCTTCCCTTTGAAAAATTTTTTAAGTGCGGTATCAGATCAATAAACGTGTCATCCCAAAATAAATAGAGAGAGAAAAAATCATGCGGATTGTAGAGGTTAAGGAAGAAACCGTTTCCATCGCTTCCCAGATCAAAAACGCCTATATCGATTTCAGTAAAATGACGGTTTCCGCGCTGGCACTGGTGACGGATGTCGTCCGGGACGGCAAACCGGTGGTAGGCTATGGATTTAACTCCAACGGCCGCTATGCCCAGGGGGCCCTGCTGCGCGAACGCTTTATTCCGCGGCTGATGTCAGCCGATCCAGAAACGTTGTTGGATGAAACCGATGAAAACTTCGATCCCTTCAAAATCTGGCAGGTCTTGATGAAAAACGAAAAGCCCGGCGGACACGGCGAGCGCTCGGTGGCCGTGGGGGTCATCGACATGGCCCTCTGGGACGCGGTGGCCAAGATCGCCCAAAAGCCGTTGTACCGGCTGCTGGCCGAGCGGTTCCGCAACGCGCTGCCGGATGAAAAGGTCTTTGTTTACGCCGCCGGCGGGTATTATTATCCGGGTAAAGGTTTGGATGAGCTTTGCAGAGAACTGGAAAACTATCTTGCTTTAGGGTACCGAACGGTCAAAATGAAAATCGGCGCTGTTCCCTTGAGCCAGGACATAGAGCGGATCGAAGCGGTCCTGGGGATGCTGACCCAAAAATATCCGGACCAGGAAGCTGCCGGCAATCGGCTGGCAGTGGATGCCAACGGACGCTTTGACCTTGAGACAGCCGTTGCCTATGGCCGGGCGCTGGAGCCCTTCAACCTTTTCTGGTATGAAGAGGCCGGCGATCCGCTCGATTTTGCACTTCAGGCCGAACTGGCCGGTCAATATCGCCCGGCACTGGCCACCGGCGAAAATCTGTTTTCCCACCAGGATGCCGCCAACCTGATCCGGTATGCCGGTATGCGCCCTGACACGGACTACCTGCAGATGGACCCGGTTCTTTCCTACGGCCTGGTGGAATACATGCGCATGCTGGATGTGCTTAAATCCCACGGCTGGTCGTGGCGGCGTTGCATCCCCCACGGCGGCCACCAGTTCGCGCTTCACATCGCCGCCGGTTTGGGATTGGGGGGCAACGAATCCTATCCCGGCATATTTGCCCCTTTCGGCGGGTTTGCCGATACCACCCCCGTGGAAAACGGCACTATCGGCCTGACCCAGGCGCCGGGTATCGGATTTGAAGAAAAATCCGAACTGATCAGCCTTTTCAGAAAGCTGTTTGGTTGATGATCCCCCGGACATCTTCGTCTTGAATTCTGGATTCGCTGATGACGCACAGGCGTTCGATATGGCATACCCCATGCCGTTGTAAATAATTTTATTGCAAAGCATCCCACCGGCCATTATAAGAAAGTCAGTATTACAATTAATCATCATGTCAATTCGCATTAGTCATGTCTTTTGGTGTTGTGGAAATACAGGTAGAGCGTCTGGATAAACCGATAAACCAACAAATAAGAAAGGAGAAAGGAAAATGAAAAAGGTATTGATTATCATATCAATCTTCGCATTGGTCCTGTCTTTCAGCGTTGTGGCCGTACAGGCAGAGTATCCGGATAAACCCATAAACTATATCATATCCTTTAACCCCGGTGGAGAATCCGACATTACGGCCCGGTTGCAGGAAAAACCCCTTGAAGACTTACTGAAGGTTCCCGTGAACGTAACCCATAAACCAGGCGGAGGCGGAGCGGTTGCCTGGAGCGATTTTCAGCGAACTGCAAAACCTGACGGATATACTCTTGTCGGGGTGAACATCCCCCATATCATCGGGCAACCTCTTCAGCGCAAGGATGCCGGTTACAGCACGGATGGTTTCAACATCATTATGTGGTTCCACTTCACACCCAACGCCCTGATAGTTAACAAAGACAGCCAGTTCAAGACGCTTAAGGACTTCATAGATTTCGCAAAGAAAAACCCCCAAGTAATAACCGTAGGAGGCAGCGGAACTTACAGCGCCAACCATCTGGAAACACTGCGCCTTGAAAAGGCGGCCGGCATCAAACTGACTTACATCCCTCACACGGGCACCGGTCCGCTGGTACCGGCCGTATTGGGTGGTCATCTCACATGTCTTATGAATTATTCGATGCTGGGGGTGCAGCTCAAAGACCAGGTGCGGGTACTTGCAATAGCATCGGAAGAACGGGTTCCCTTCCTTCCCGACGCTCCCACCTTCAAAGAACAGGGCTATGACATCGTCGGAGGCGCCTTCCGGGGAATTGCGGCGCCCCTTGGCACCCCCAAAGCAATCGTTGACAAACTGGCCAATGCCTTCACAGAGGTAAACAAAAAAATTACTGAAAAACAGGAACCCTTAGGCTTTGTAATGACCTA
It includes:
- a CDS encoding tripartite tricarboxylate transporter substrate binding protein → MKKVLIIISIFALVLSFSVVAVQAEYPDKPINYIISFNPGGESDITARLQEKPLEDLLKVPVNVTHKPGGGGAVAWSDFQRTAKPDGYTLVGVNIPHIIGQPLQRKDAGYSTDGFNIIMWFHFTPNALIVNKDSQFKTLKDFIDFAKKNPQVITVGGSGTYSANHLETLRLEKAAGIKLTYIPHTGTGPLVPAVLGGHLTCLMNYSMLGVQLKDQVRVLAIASEERVPFLPDAPTFKEQGYDIVGGAFRGIAAPLGTPKAIVDKLANAFTEVNKKITEKQEPLGFVMTYATGDKAQELTAQMKKAYGDVFQDISKEKK
- a CDS encoding mandelate racemase/muconate lactonizing enzyme family protein — protein: MRIVEVKEETVSIASQIKNAYIDFSKMTVSALALVTDVVRDGKPVVGYGFNSNGRYAQGALLRERFIPRLMSADPETLLDETDENFDPFKIWQVLMKNEKPGGHGERSVAVGVIDMALWDAVAKIAQKPLYRLLAERFRNALPDEKVFVYAAGGYYYPGKGLDELCRELENYLALGYRTVKMKIGAVPLSQDIERIEAVLGMLTQKYPDQEAAGNRLAVDANGRFDLETAVAYGRALEPFNLFWYEEAGDPLDFALQAELAGQYRPALATGENLFSHQDAANLIRYAGMRPDTDYLQMDPVLSYGLVEYMRMLDVLKSHGWSWRRCIPHGGHQFALHIAAGLGLGGNESYPGIFAPFGGFADTTPVENGTIGLTQAPGIGFEEKSELISLFRKLFG
- a CDS encoding ATP-binding protein, which encodes MLKRIFQAPKQSFFLLGPRGSGKSTWLRAAFPGAYVIDLLSEEIYQRLLANPGLFADELRAVSAGRWVIVDEVQRLPNLLNEVHRFIEEKRLRFVLCGSSARKLKRTGVNLLAGRALHRSMHPFVPAELGDHFDLEEAFHYGLLPIVWDSADKQETLSAYAQLYLKEEIQAEALVRNLPGFARFLPLAALFHGQTVNITNIAREAGVARTTAAGYLDILEETLLCFRLSAYEARLRVRERKLPKWYWCDPGIVRVMKRTGGPLAPEERGALFEGLVAQLIRAYKDYRLICDDMYYWASADRSGIEVDFLLVRGTDLIAVEAKSGKTFTDAWCKGLRAAAPLKGLQRRLVVYPGGPSMRTQDGIEVIPFQQFAEDLDADTLWD